The stretch of DNA CCAAAAAAGTAATTGAAGTATATAACCATAAATACAACTTTTTCTTCCGGCTTTCCATATTCAACGTGCTTTCACAGTTTAtgtcaaaatttttttttcattcatacATTTCTCATTATAGCAACCTTGAGGTTTTTGACGAGACGAAGGGAGACGCAATATTTGACCAGCTCCACatgaacaacaaaaacaacagtaaGTTTATATCCTTTCATAGGAACACCAACCATGACGATTATAATCATGGAGATATGAGAAATGAATCACCATTCCAATTCCCTCATGCGATATGTATGAATTTTGGTTCGGCCAAAAAtctaaatacagtaaaaagTCTGAGACTGAACgggttcttatattttttcaagttgTAATCAACAGAAGGATTCATAATTACAGAAGTGTGACTGAATGCATAGCCACTTTGCTATAAAGATATCCTACTGTATGCACGATATATCTGCAATCCTATCCTTATTGTTTCAAAGCCCcatttgccaaacgcggtcacttccatataaggaaactaaaatATTCCTTATTTCAAAGAAAtgcatgattcttgttatTTGAGGTTGCCGTACGGCAGGTGATTCTCAAACTTTATGACTTactcagaagagaaaaacagtgactgtgatcATCTTTgatcaatggagaaagtatctgaaaagaaaccgTCACCTGAACCCGAAAACGAGAACGTTTCTTCATATGGGTTCGCAATAGACGTGCTTTTTGTAGTCAAagctataaagcataagcgaatAACATAAAAGAAAGGCATTTTtaatcactctggtatgtcataaatCTATAAATCAAACTATGTAGGCAGATCCgataataaacgtcccgtggagatactgtaATGCGGTAGCCAGATTACGCACCCCCCAAAataaatcctgggtacgggcctggtaaCCCAtcatataagaacctttttgcTTCGCAGGTTCTTTTATTTTGGGGTATTAAAATCCATCCATTTCTGTCTATAGGATCTTAAATCACTAGGTTCTTACACGCGGGTTTTTTACTGTATACGAATCTCCAGATCTCTCataaatcaatcaatggcAGTTTGTCTTTCTTGATGCTccaaaagagcctggggcaaGTGCTGGGGAAATCTGTGATGTTCTTAAAACGCTAAAGCCTGGGCCTGTttttaaaatggcggcctGCAAAATCGTTGTTAACACCAGATTAAAttcgaattcctgcaagtttatgTAGAGTTCTCGACATTGACAAAAAAAGCACagaaaatgattgaagcgTAATTCCAAATATTGTcttaataaggaaatgaccaagcgagctagaaaaaccacagttttcaaaataatattgatCGATATCTCTGCAGATACCGCGTTTGATGGAAAAGATCAACGTTGTGACAACGACGCTGACAATTTCTGGCACACACAAAACGGCCAGGGCCTGAGGCGAGCTACCGTCATGCTTCGCAGGAACACGGCCAAAGAGCTTGCTGGGATAGTTACCACAACGGGCTGCGGTACACCGCGTTACGTCATCAAGAACATCTACGTGCTGCAATAATTAGTACAATCAAAACATTGTATGCACATATTAGCGATAATGgttaagataaaataaaaatatcaagaaaattgtcatttttgccaaaagcgggcacttccatataaggagaCTAATATATTCCTAATTTGAAAAAACTGAAtgatttttgtcatttttaaggttgccgtatCGCAGGGCCTTCGTAAACTTTAAGatttgtaatcagaagagaaaaacagtgactgtatccatctttagtcaatggagaaatcTCGGATAAGAAACTGAGATTCCTCgataccagacccccaaaacgacaaagTTTTCTTTATACATAAGTAAACTACATTAACTGATAAAAGCATGTAGAGCAGGgggaaaataagaaataaaggACTTGTAAGGTGGCAAGTTATAATGTTTTTCTTCTCCAGAGATCACAGGGGAAAACACGGGTGCGTGCGGCGCTAacgttttcttcttcttgtGTCGTGTTTAGCTCAGTCGTGTTTTCCAATATTTGGGCTTTCTGTGGCGAACACTAGACATGCCGAAAGTTGTCGGGACTATCGTCTTTCTTTCTGTGGCAAATCCAAGAGACGCCAAAAGGGTCGACTTTTTGGAGTTCATTAATGTTTGGCGTAACTTGGCTACCATTTAGGAGGCGCGACCACAACGATCTCCTGGATTTCTCGCCGAATAGAAAAAAACCCAACGCCTGCTAGAAGGCTCTACTTTCCGCCTTGGAGATGTGCCGAAGTGCAGAAGTACGGCCTGTTTGTGTGCTTTTGACCCCTTGGAAACTAGGGCcttagcagggggtggggcactgggggcacgtgcccccctcccaaaaaaaatatttgttaaaaaatacaaaaaatggGGCGTGGCTGtagcccccaatattttcttaatatttttgtagtgccccccccctaaaatatttcgaggccttcTACGGCCCTAAGTAAAATAACCCAAAGAATATTTATTCCCATGGTTTTGAAAATACGATTGGCATTTCCTATCATACTAAGctatatttttgaaaatatgggGAGGGGTATGGtatgggggcacgtgcccagCTAAGGCCCTCACAGTGGTAGGTACTTGTTTATTCCAATGTGTCCAAgattattgttttttgttgttgtttattttggggGGAAGGGATTTACCCCCCGATATTCAATACAGCAACCACACATTTAGAATACTTTAATGATATAATGATATAATGTTATATAATCatacaatattttaataataagcaaagtatgtaaaataaaatcagTCAGGTATGGCTTGTGTTTTCGGGGGGACTTCATGACATGCGCGCTTAGTGGTCTACCACAGTTGCATATCACGGTTCATGCGGCTCTATTTTTATCAGCGCGGGGGCTGGAGGATTAGCGGCAAACCCCACCTCGTTACTATTCCCATCGCGTGTTATCATGTGGTGGATATGTGAGAACAGATCTTGGAAAGCTTCTTTAGCCTTCCGTCTCATCTCCGATAGGCAGACCAAATAAATGAGAGGATAAACCATGCAGGTGGCCAAGCTGATGACCATTCCAACAATGCGAGTTGTGTACTCATCTGCAATGGTCGTGTCGATGAAGTTTCCGGCAATGACAGACGTGTACACAAAGGCAAACAGATATGGGCAGAAGAACGCAAGAATGACCGACGCCGCCATGTAACTGAGCTTGTAGTGCCTCAATGTAGATATAATGGAGCATGACGACTGGACAGGGCAGGATTGGAGACGCTTGCGGTGCAAGTACATAAGTATGCGAATACTCATGACCACCAGGGTAAGAGCAGGGGGGAAGATGACCACAATGGTGATGGCAAGGTTGAGTGCCTTAGAGAGGGGGTCTTCGGCCACTTTGCATAGCCGCGTGTACTGATCGGTGCCGATGGGGTATGTCTTCAACATACTGGTACAACCGGGGTGTATTACGGCAAGTGTAGCTCCCACGAACCaggccaccaccaccatcctcTTGCATGCCATCCTGCTTGGCGCCTTGTGTGGGTAGTAGATGATCAGATACCTCTCCACCCCCAGCACTACCATGTTAGTGATGTTAATGAAGATTGGCACGATCTGGAAAATACCTGTGGGCACGGCACACTAGATCACTGGACAGGAAATCAGTGGtgagctctgctagcaggagTGGAATGGCCACCAGTGCGGACATGAGGTCGGACAGGGCCAGGTTCCGGACAAAGTACTTGATGGTAAGATGGCGCTGGAGTCTGGTGGTGATAATTGGTTTTGGCTTGTCCAGGTAGAGTACCAGTGTGTTGCCGCATATGGAACAGACGGCCACAAAGACCATGATGGTCCGTACGGGACGGACGTCCACACGTAGCGAAGGTGGTGCAGGGGGGCGTGCGTCGCTTCCATCACTCGACCCTATCGCCGCAAGTGgtcttgttttatttaactGAGGAATTGAAAAGATATTGTAGAATTTGTTGATACGAGGTGGAGTGATTTTCCCTTTTGACGGTAGAAATACAGATCCATGCGTATAACATATGCTTACTTGTAACTAAATAACAATGGCCGTACTATTCCTCATAATTTACTCCAAGCGCCCAATTACAAGTGATGGTTTGGTCTTTGGTCATGTCTCTCAGTTAGATTTGAACATTTCCGACCAGGTCCGACCCTAGACGAGAACGCTTACAACCCCCacccctaaccccccccccccacacacacacacacacacacacacacacacaaccacgacaaccaccaccacaaaaGCATAAGGTCCTCTTCCAAGTGAACGTTATGATATCATTTgttttgggctccctgtgcttCCTTAATATACCATTTCGCGTTATTAATTTGTGTTTGAACTAAACAACGGTACGATATAATAACAGGCGTATACCCAAAATAACCCTAATATAAGCGCAttttgttaacaaaaaacCATAAAGAATAAGCGCATTttgttaacaaaaaaacataaagatgCATAAATTATGAGAGGACGTAGAGTGGGCGTTTGAGTTGGAGGGTTATACCGAATATGTAGGAATCAAAAATCTGGGGGAGCATCTTAACACAATAACATCATAACATACTCGCAGTTGGTTTATGAATAAAACATACTCTTTCTTGGTGGTCCCAAACCCCCTAAAAATGATCATGGTATAAGACTGTTTTCGACAGGTGTTTGAGTTTGTTTATTCGGAAGTGGACCGCTTCAGCATGAAAAACGAGAAAAAGAGGTCGAATTTTCGTCTTCAGATCCTAAAGAGTCCCTTAAGACCCCCCTTATTTGAACCTAAGAAGATactaatagtttttttttataattctaAAACAAGGTCTTCGAAACCGTCAGATTAATCATCTAATATAATAGACTTGTtgtattttgtaatttttctCGGATAAAAATGTCACTTATCCCAACAAAGATAAGAAATTACCATTACACCATGATCAATGACCTGTTGGCtgaagactaaaaaaatataaacacagtGCCTATTACTTAGTAACTGCTTTAGTCTTTCTCAGGGCCCCCGAATTCTCAAAACTTGAGATACTCGCTGTATCGCTTGTATACCGCGCacgtttttttctaaactcgCCAAGTTATAATAGGTCATTTCAATTTCTAGATCTATCTTTTTTCAAAGCTGAAGTGTTCGACTCTCGCACGCACACAAAAATGGGAGCTGGCATGTTGCAAGGGCTATTCGGTGTGGCCCTCTCTTGAAAAGAATATTAAGTCTGAGAACTAGTACAAAAAACTAACCTGAACCAGAAAGACCCGAAGAACGGGGGCAAAGACCTCTCATTCTCTTTCTCGATGGATAAAAAGGCACGGAACTGATGCTAAATAAAGTgattttgtcttttattcTGCTTGTTTTTCCTCGTGGCGAGTGAGCTCATTCAAGGGATATTTTCCTGCTAGAAGAGGGTCATTTCTTTGTAATGTGCTGAGattttcaaatcaaaatatagaaatataATTATGGAAACCGTTTtcctttttaaattagaaTCTTGTGAATCTAGAAGTTAGTTTAAGAAGGAAATAAATCATTTAATAATCTCTAGTACATAGGAGTGGAATCTCGAAATAACGACCTTGATAAAATAACGATCAACATGCCCATCTTGGCAAAATTACCGCAGAGTGAAGAGAAGAATCTCGATCTATAATTATATCCGGTATGACGATATTTTCAGCACAACGTTAACAATCTCGTCCACAAAGTGTAAAATTTCGACACTAAAATGATTTCCCAATTTTCATGCATGATTGCCTACGCAATCACGATATAGTCCTACACAAAGCACACGTCAATACCCACTGTCCCTCTCTCGTTCTGTTGTCTTCAATAAATTTCTTTACACTTAtcaatttttttggtttttggTGCTGATAGGATGAGCCTGACGCAGGGATCCGATGGctttgtttctttgtattttcagACGCAGGGATCCGATGGctttgtttctttgtattttcagACGCAGGGATCCGATGGctttgtttctttgtattttcagACGCAAAGGATCTGATGGctttgtttctttgtattttcagACGCAGTAACATGTTGAAGAATTGCTTTAGCTAGATACAAAACTATTTATTTCCTAACTTTCAAGTCAAGCGAGAGAAGCAAAAAGGCAACAGAAACTTGAAATAGTTTACTTCCTTTAAGAACACTCGAGTGACGTGTTTATACTCTTAAACTATTGTTTGTATAATTCAACCATGGTCAATTAATCACTCATGCTAACCTTTACAACAAGAAAAATCTTGTTTGGCTGTTAAGGAtgtatttttctgtatttgtttttcttgagtCATTCAAAGACACCTCGTTGTTGTGCCCTAAGCATTTGGATCGGAAAAGCTCTGCTAAATTTTAAAGACCACGTATTCTAATCTGAACATGGCGTTTCGTATAAGAGCGTGTATTTGGTGTGTGGTTATTTGTGCggcagtgatagtgacagcgCAGGACTTGGACTCAGATATCGGTAAAGAACGTTTTGTttctatctttatttttattatcagaTTCAGTGCATCAAAGGATGTTCTTTTTTCAAGAATTTTTGTTAATCTAGTGCCTATACTAGATTAATGCGTGTGTTTATAAGGGTGGAGGCGcaatttgcctttttttttcggcaCTTTACTTGGCAGTAGTTATAAAGTGTTGTCTGTGCGAGTTGGTATTTGCTTCTCTCCCTTATCTCCCTATGGAAAATAAGTATAAGGACCTATTAAAAACTGACACATTTTCAAGTAATATTGATTTGGGAATTACATAATTGTTATGGGGCTTTGATCATTGTTATGGGGCTTTGGCCATAATAAAATAAGTATAAGGACCTATTAAAAACTGACACATTTTCAAGTAATCTTGATTTGGGAATTACATAATTGTTATGGGGCTTTGATCACTGTTATGGGGCTTTGGCCATAATAAAATAAGTATAAGGACCTATTAAAAACTGACACATTTTCAAGTAATATTGATTTGGGAATTACATAATTGTTATGGGGCTTTGATCATTGTTATGGGGCTTTGGCCATAATCGAGAAGACTAATGCATTTGTGTGAATTATTCAAAAACAAGCCTTGTCAAAGAGGAGAGACAGCTGCTCAACCAACCAGCAGGTCCAACAAGTGATCACCCTTCAAAACAACGTCTTGAAAGTGCTGAAACGCGTGTTCAATTTGCGCCCTCAGCCAACAAGTAAGTAGTCTGATTAATCTGACGGTTCATACAAGATTAATATTCGTCAGTTGTTTAGGGACTCTGCGCAATGTATGATATAAGATGATACAACTTTTTAACAACTGTTTCCTGGTTTAGTCGAACTGAGCTATATTCACGTGCTAATATTTATTCTCATACCGAAGTAGAATGCATTAGAAGGCAAGTGACTACAGGTAGAATGTAGGAGGAGGGGGTCTTCGAATTTTTTAAAGAACAGGTGAAGGATCAGAGAAAACCTTGACCCTCTTGGAGTCTCTTCAGTCCTTAGTAATTTGTCATTATGCAAAGCTCATTttactacccccccccccccccccccaccttcgTGATAATTATTGCAATTATTGGAGGGGGGtgcaataagaaatgacccactttttggccgccaaggggggggggtgtacgCCACCTTGCGCACCCcgccccctgtgtacgcgccttcAGTCTCTTACGTTAATATTCCCTAGGATGGCAAATCGTGACAAGGAATGACATACAACGCATAACCCGATATGGCGTTACAGTCACGGAATCCAAAGATCGACGCGGGGGAGTGGTGGTGAGTGGACAAGTTACAATATTTGGATGTGGTAGAACACCTTACTCCGCCTTACACATCCTCATACGCGGAGAATGGACACAAATTCGTTACACGCATGAATTCTATGGTGCGGCATCATGCTGGTCAATCTTTGGTCGTGGCAGGTAACATAGGTTTCTGCTAAAGAAAATGCCACAAATGTGAATTTTACTGCAAGTTAGACCTCAATCGCAAGTCccattgttgttgtcgttattTTACTGTAAGTGCATACTACTAAAATAGTCACATACGCTTGTCCTATCTGTGTAAACGTTCCCCAAGTGTTATTAGGTCCGCTGTCACTTATGATGTTTCGAGCCggtatggaaaaaaaaattgattcaCCATTAAAGATGCCATTTCTATATTAGCTTTATTTTAATAGGTGCAATTCAGTCTAGAAAACCtaaaatttttaattttgggTTCTAATTTTCTGCGACATcatctttttttaacattgGTATGCCCCGGTTCGCTTGGAAGGTCCCAAGTTTAACAACATGGTTTTGGTAAGGGAGATGTATTTTCCAAAAAAGTAATTGAAGTATATAACTATGAAATACAACTTTTTCTTGCGGCTTTTCATATTCAACGTGCTTTCACAGTGTAtgttaatagtttttttttgtttgttcataCATTTCTCATTATAGCAACCTTGAAGTTTTTGACGAGACGAAGGGAGACGCAATATTTGACCAGCTCCACatgaacaacaaaaacaacagtaaGTTTATATCCTTTCATAGGAACACCAACCATGACGATTATAATCATGGAGATATGAGAAATAAATCACAATTCCAATTCCCTCATGCGATATGTATGAATTTTGGTTCGGCCAAAAAtctaaatacagtaaaaagTCTGAGGCTAAACgggttcttatattttttcaagttgTTATCAACAGAAGGATTCATAATTACAGAAGTGTGATATCCTACTGTATGAACGATGTATCTGCAATCCTATCTTTATTGTTAAGCAAATTTATATTTCAAAACCCCAtaatttgtttcatttttcatgGAGTAACCAGGCCTGTACCCATGGGTGGGTGCGTGTTGGgggttcgcacccccccccccccacccctccacacacacacacacaacagcATATCAAGaatagccaaaaattgtcgtttttgccaaacgcggtcacttccatataaagAAACTAAAATATTCCTTATTTCGAAGAAATGCAGGTGCTTCTGTAACAGCTATACTTTTGGGTTCTCTAACCACATGTAACAAGCGGCTATGACTCTCTCTGACCACTTGTGACAAAACGACTATGACCCGCTTGGCTGGGGAGGTACCGGTTTTTTACTTGTTCGCTGTTACAAAGTCTTTACAAGATCTGGTTTCTACAAGTATTTTCACATGTAAGTCTCTTCAAGTTCTTAAGAGTTTTTGGTGTGTTGGGGCCTCGGTACTCACCCATATTTATATGCTACTAAGACGGCATGTCCTTTAGGGTAACTGACACTGACATCCCAAAGGGCTTTTAGCACTGTTTGGATAAGGGTTTAACCAATGGGTGTCCGAGGGACGACCTTCCTACGTGGGTGTGCCAGTCGGTTACCCTTGGGCTACCGTGACTTACGTAatgtttacaatgttgctactgactacggttgtcacacactaacttgttacactgctagtgcgcatggcaagCTACACACGTGATTAATATGATTGACAGCCATCTACTCATTTTTGCACTCAAACTCTTTAAATGTACTAAAACCTAATTCCATCGACGGCTAGGTCTGGAGCTTACTTGGGGTAAACCTTGTGTGAACTCAGACCTAACTTTCCTTATGTAGTTAACGGATACAGGACTAAAACAAATGCTCAAAACTCTGTTCTCCAGTACCACTTGAAAAGGGACGCGGTACGCCCATAAGTTTCCCGAGCAAAAGGTCAATCTGCTAAAAATATGAACTGATTGTCTAAGCAATTTCCATGCGAGCGACTTATATTTCCCTGTCAAACGCGATAAGTTAACTAAACAAAATACTTTTAGTTGTTCCGTGGACTTCAATAAGCCAATCAGTATATAATTTCTAGATGCTACTACATGTGTGACTTATTCCTGCGTGACACTTCTCAAACTTTAT from Nematostella vectensis chromosome 8, jaNemVect1.1, whole genome shotgun sequence encodes:
- the LOC116614608 gene encoding uncharacterized protein LOC116614608 → MAFRIRACIWCVVICAAVIVTAQDLDSDIALSKRRDSCSTNQQVQQVITLQNNVLKVLKRVFNLRPQPTRWQIVTRNDIQRITRYGVTVTESKDRRGGVVVSGQVTIFGCGRTPYSALHILIRGEWTQIRYTHEFYGAASCWSIFGRGSNLEVFDETKGDAIFDQLHMNNKNNNNAFDGKDKRCDNNAGNFWHIHNGQGLRRATVMLRRNTAKELAGIVTTTSCGIPRYVIKNIYVLQ